The genomic window ACGGCGGCTTATTAGTGGGTGCTTGCATGGCACAACGTCCTGATTTGTTTGGTGCAGCCTTACCAGCAGTCGGGGTGATGGATATGTTGCGGTTCCACAAATTTACCATCGGTTGGGCTTGGACTTCCGAATATGGTTCGGCAGACAATCCAGAAGAATTTCCAGCGCTGTATGCTTATTCGCCATTGCAGAATCTCAAACCAGATACAGCTTACCCAGCAACCTTAATTACCACAGCCGATCATGACGATCGCGTTGTTCCTGCTCATAGTTTCAAATTTGCCGCAGCTTTACAAGCAAATCACGCAGGTGATGCGCCAACGCTAATTAGAATTGAAACTAAAGCAGGACATGGTGCGGGTAAACCCACGGCTAAAATTATCGAAGAAGCCGCAGATAAATGGGCTTTTTTGGTGCGTACTTTGAATGTTGAAGTTTAAGGATTGATTTATTTTTAGGGTGCGTTAACGCAGTGTAACGCACTACATTATTTCCATAAGCTCAATTATTTCAGTGCATCTAAATTCAGAATAATTGAGGGAGCATTAGTACTGGTCAAGTTACCACCTTTGAATAAAAAGTCGCCAATTACATTTTTTGTCTGTGGCGCATATTTCTCCCAAGGTTCTTGTGTAACCCAAACTATCTTAACTTCGCGTGTCCACATCTCATCTCTCTTTTCAGCTATGGAACTAACTGTTTCCACCACATGAGTTACGCGATGACCATGATTGTAATGGTTTTGGCATAAAAGAATGCGATCGCCCTGAACTGCTTTCTTTGCATCTTTTTCTTTTCGTGCCAATCTCTTATTAATTTCCTCCTCGCTCAATCCTTTCTTCAGGTCTTCGTTCATTGCCCAATGCAAATAGAAGCTAATACCAATTTTACAAGATTCTTTGTAAGACCACTCTGTTCTTTTACTAGCAGTATGATTAACAAGCTTGAGGTATTTAATATTTAGGTGATTACCGGTTCTTTCTAAAGAAGCTTCTTTGTTTTGTATCGGGTCTTGGATTTTTGAAGATAAACTTTTAACCATAAAAGAATTACCTGAGAAAGCAGGGTGAAAACTACAGTTATATGGTTCCCTGAAATTCTCTCCACATTGCAGTAATAGGTATTAGAAGTCAAATTTCCCTATACTGCTATATTTCCCCTATTTCTCGGAGATAAGCAAGTCGGGGTGTGAGTTGCCTAACCAATGCAGCATCAGCCGTCCAAAACTCCGCAGACGCATTCTCAGCGCAAGCAAGAAATGCCGCATCATAAAGGGTAGATAATCCATATTGCTCTGCAATTTCCCAACTTCTTGTCCGAATTGCCTCTTCTTCAATGTAATCAATAGGCAGTTCGCAGAAGTCTTCAAAAAAACCTAGTGCTTCCTCTGTTGTAATTACTCCCATGCGGGTTTTTTTTCTTAGCACAGAGCCTACTTCTGTCCAAGCAAAAGCTGGAGCCACTAAGGGTATACTCAGACTTAAGGCTTCTGCTACTAGTTTTCTGGACTGGGGTTGATAAACTTCTGGTACAAGATAAGGAATCCAAACGCTGGTATCTAAACACAAAACTCTAGTCACGTCGCCTTTCGTCCTCTCTGAGGCTGCGAATCACATCTGTAGAGGCTGGTTGTATTCCTGTTTTAGCTTTAACGGTTTCGCTGCGGGCAATTATCCGTTGATGGGCAGCCCATCCCCTGCGGCGGCTCACCTCACGTTCCAAAGCCTCAACTACTAAATCATTCAGGGATTCGCTACTCTCTTTAATTTTCTTAGCTTTGACAAGTAAATTAGCCGGAAACCGAATTGTTAGGGCTTCGCGTTCCATAGCGATAATTGCAACCAAATATTGATACCATTTATTGTAACCGCTTTATATTCAGGGGCTAAACACTCAATGCCATTCATCACGCAAAATGGCGAACCATAATTCGTCTACCCAGTTCTTTTTAAACCACAAACTATTAACGAAGTGTCCTTCGCGTCTCATACCAACTCCAGCAGTTTAGCAGAAGCTATTTATGTTTGCTCGATCGCAGTTTGCAAGTAGACGATGCAGATTGTGTTCTATAAATAAATAGTCGAGCAACATCGTTACAGCTTCAGTTGCGTAACCTTTACCTTGGTGCGATCGCGCCAAGGTAAAGGTTAAGCAATAAGGCTGGAGAGAAACAATTATTTAACTTCACCCTTACGGCTTTCCTGCATTTTAGTAAAAAGAAAGTTTAATTTCTTTATGCCTCTTGTGCTTAAAACACGACAAATCGGGCTGTCCCCTTCAAATTGATTATTGTATAAAGTTGTTTCTGCTGCTGGTTGGATTGAGGAATCGTAGAAAAACGATTCAATGTTGTGATTCCGTTAGTTACAATTTTTACTTCCTCGCCCAATCCAATTTTTACACGGGGTATGAGCAAGCTAAATGTGGTGTACTCACCATTTAACGTCTGTTTAATAGTCACAGTCACTAGTGTACCAATTTCCGTTTCTACAGTCCGGATCTGCTTTTCTCCTTCAAAGTTTAATGTCTGTTTCTGGTCTTTATATTGGAAAGAAGGCTTGCCAATAAAGCTTGTTGTTGAGTAATTAATACTGACTTTCTCACCTTTTGAATTATACCCTGTGAAACTATACAAGTCCGGTGTGTTTTCTTGTGAGGCATGAGATTGTAATACAGGTATTGCTGCTAAGGTTATACCTAATGTGAATGATGCAATTAAGTTTCTTGTTTGCATATCTCAAAAATTTATTGCTAGTTTGATAAAGATATCTACCCTGATGGGATGACAATAGGAATTAAACCAATTATAAAGGTAGATATTCCGAAAAACTTGTAAAATTAAACACATTGCAATCGTTGTTAATATACTTGTAATAATTTGTAATAGTACGTAAAGTTACATCTGTCTTGAAAATAGGGAATAAGTGGCAATAAATAGGCAAATGTATTTTTATACCCTTTTTATGGGCTATTGCTCGTAGGTGTTTTGGAAATAGCGGGACTTGAAAACCGACTATTACGGCATGGCGGAAATAAAGCTACCATTGAAAATGGTAAAAAAGCCGAAAATGTAAGTCTTTTGACTTCCACAAAGCAGTACTAAGGTTTTGTTTTATAATTAGAAATTTTGCATTTCCCATTGCTTATGAAGTTACGCTCATATATGCTTGTAGGGTTTTTCCTCAGCCTGCTCCTAAGTATTGTGCCGCTTTCGGGCAATTTCACCAATGCTGCAACACCAACAGCAGCCGCACCTGTATCTGCTCTCTCATTCACCCAAGGGGTACAAAAAACGGTATTGGACAACGGCTTGACGGTGCTAACCAAAGAAGTCCATACCGCTCCAGTGGTGAGTGTGCAAGTCTGGTATAAAGTTGGTTCACGTAACGAGGTTAAGGGAGAAAATGGTATTTCTCACCAGCTAGAACATTTGATGTTCAAGGGTACAACTGACCGTCCAGTGCAGTTTGGAAGGTTGTTTAGTGCCTTGGGTAGCCAGTTTAATGCCTTTACTAGTTATGACGAAACAGCTTACTTTGGCACAGTGCAACGAGACAAACTCGAAGCATTGTTGACACTAGAAGCCGATCGCATGGAAAACTCTTTAGTTGGGACTGAACAACTCGCAAGTGAAAAGCGGGTGGTGATCTCCGAGTTACAGGGGTACGAAAATTCACCAGGCTATCGTCTGGATCGGGCAGTGATGCGAGATGCTTTCCCTAGCAGAGCCTATGGCTTACCTGTGGGAGGCACAAAAGCTGATGTACAGAAATTCACGGTGGAGCAGGTGCGGAATTATTACCAAACCTACTACAGCCCAGAAAATGCCACGTTGGTAATTACAGGGGATTTTGCCACAGAACCTGTACTGAAAGTTGTTAAAGAAACTTATGGGAAGTTGCCAAAACGAGCCAAGACGGCTGTGGCTAAAAATTCCGCCCAGGTGACTGCTTCAACCTCTGTTGCTAAAAAAGCGGCGATTGTCCTCAAGCAGCCTGGAAGTGCGGCACTACTGCAAGCGGTGTATCCGTTACCAGATATCAAGCATCCTGATGTGCCGGCAATTGATGTTATGGATTCCATTCTCACAGGCGGACGTAGCTCTCGGCTTTACCAAGCGTTGGTGGAATCTGGACTTGCTAGTTCAGTGAGTGGCGGTGCTGCCGAACTCATCGAACCAGGTTGGTATCAAATTGATGCTACGGCGGCAGCCGGTCAAGAGTTAGGGAAAATTGCCCAGGTGCTTGAGGAATCTTTAGCAAAATTACAACAGCAGCCAGTCACTACAGAAGAATTGAACCGAGCGAAAACGCAACTGCAAGCTTCCTTAGTCTTGAGTAACCAAGACATCACTAGTCAAGCTAGCCAACTGGGATATAACCAAACTGTGGCCGGCGATTATCGTTATATTGAAAAGTATCTCGCTGCGATCGCTAAAGTCACCCCAGCCGAGGTGCAGCAAGCAGCAAAAACTTACCTAAATCCGGCTAAACAAACCATCGGCTTCTTTGAGCCAACTCAACCAGATGGTAAACCAGGGACTTCTGGTGCTGCTTCTGGTCGCACAGTGGAAAATTTCAGCCCCGGTAAGCCTGTAGATCCAGCAGAACTGGCCAAATATCTCCCACCTGCCACATCAGCTACAGATTCGGGCAAACAATCACTACCAGAAGAGTTTACCTTGAATAATGGTTTGCGGGTTCTGCTGTTAAGCGATCGCAACCTCCCCACCATTAACCTGAGTGGACAAATTGACGCCGGCACTGAATTTGACGGCAATCAAAAAGCTGGATTAGCGAATCTGACTGCGACTAACTTAATGAATGGGACGCAGACTAAAAACGCTCTTACCCTAGCAAAAACCTTAGAAGACCGGGGAGCCGATTTGAACTTCGCTGCCAGCCGCGAGGGAGTTAGCGTCAGCGGTGAGGGACTTTCAGCGAACCTGCCGATATTGATTCAAACTCTGGCAGATGTGTTGGAAAACGCTACTTTCCCAGCCGACCAGTTAGAACTGAGTCGCCAGCGGGCGTTGATAAGTCTCAAAGTCCAGCTAGATGACCCCAGAGGACTGGGACGACAAGTATTTCAGCAAGCAATTTACCCAGAAAATCATCCATTCCATAGCTTTCCCACGGCCGAGAGCTTAAAGAGCGTTACTCGTGATGATTTGCTTGGCTTCTACCAGACACACTACCGACCAGATACCACAACGATCGCTTTAGTAGGAGACTTTGATCCAGTTAAGGTAAAAGCTTTGCTGAATCAGGCGTTTGGCAAATGGCAAGCCACAGGTAAGCTACCTGTTCTTAAAATAGCGTCCGTATCATTACCGCAAACTTTAACACGTCTAAATAAACTAATTCCCGGTAAGACAGAGGCTGTTACTTACATCGGCTACAACGGCATCGCTCGGAAAGACCCACGTTATTATGCGGCACTGGTGCTAAATCAAATTTTGGGTGGTGATACCTTATCGAGCCGCTTGGGTACGGAAGTGCGCGATCGCCAAGGTCTAACCTACGGTATCTATAGTGGTTTTGCCGCCGGAATCAATCCTGGGCCGTTCTTAATTCAGATGCAGACTGCTCCTGGAGATACCCAAAAAGCGATCGCCAGTACTCTGGCTTTACTCAAACAGTTGCGCGAACAAGGAGTAACTGAGGCTGAATTTAACACGGCAAAACGCTCAATTACTAATAGTTACCCCGTGGATTTAGCTAATCCCAGTGATGTATCAAGCATCATTTTGAGTAATGCTGTCTTGGGACTTTCACGAGCAGAAATCCGAGAGTTTCCCCAGCAGATTCAAGCAGTCACTATGGCTCAGATGCAACAGGCAATTGAGGATTTAATTAAGCCAGAAAATCTGGTAATTGTCACCGCCGGGCCTGGAGATACTGTACCTAAGATTGGATCGTAATTTCACATAAGGGACTTCCAGTTAAAAAAACATCGCATCCCTGCGGGACGCTCCGCGAACGTAGGGGCGCAAGGCCTTGCGCCCCTACAAATGTACAAATAATTTTGGAGAATTTATTTTTTGTCAGTCCCTAAAGGTGCAAAGCACATCTTTGCACCTTTACATGTTGGTTGAGATTAGACCTTTTGCTTTATTTAGCCCAGTTTCAAAAAGCAACGTTATGATAATTAATGCATTAATCGAGCTTGCGTCTAATAATAAATAAGTTGGCACAAATAAACCTCCAGAGTACGGAGACGATTAATCGTCTTTGTAAAGCTGTTAGGTGCTGCGCCCAACCAAAATCAGCCGTTGTACAAATTTCCACAAGGATAATTGAAGTGACTAGGACTAATTCAGACTTTCTTACCTCCTCTGATCCAGCGATCGCGGAGTTAATCAACGACGAACTACAGCGTCAGCGAGACCACTTGGAGTTGATTGCTAGTGAAAACTTTACCTCCGCTGCTGTACTGGCGGCTCAAGGTTCGGTACTGACAAATAAATATGCCGAGGGATTACCTGGTAAACGCTACTATGGCGGTTGTGAGTTTATCGACAAAATCGAGCAACTGGCGATCAATCGGGCTAAACAGATATTTGGTGCTGCTCACGCGAATGTACAACCTCATTCTGGCGCCCAAGCTAATTTTGCAGTGTTCCTATCCCTGCTGGAACCAGGCGACAAAATTATGGGGATGGATTTGTCTCATGGGGGACATCTCACCCACGGTTCACCTGTAAATGTCTCAGGTAAGTGGTTCCAAGTTAGCCACTACGGTGTCAGCCAACAAACAGAACAACTTGACTACGACCAAATTCGGGAGCTGGCGCTGAGGGAGCGTCCTAAGCTGCTGATTTGTGGTTATTCGGCTTATCCCCGTGTAATTGATTTTGAAAAGTTCCGCAGCATTGCTGATGAAATCGGCGCTTACTTACTGGCGGATATTGCCCATATCGCTGGTTTGGTTGCTAGTGGTCTTCATCCTGATCCCATTCCTCATTGTCACGTAGTAACAACAACTACACATAAGACTCTACGCGGCCCTAGAGGTGGCTTAATCTTGACCAACGACGCAGAACTAGGTAAAAAGCTAGATAAATCTGTTTTTCCTGGTAGCCAGGGCGGGCCATTGGAACACGTCATTGCTGGTAAGGCAGTAGCTTTTGGAGAAGCCCTGAAGCCTGAGTTTAAAACCTATTCTGCCCAAGTGATTAAAAATGCTCGTGCTTTGGCAGAACAACTGCAAAACCGGGGTTTAAAGATTGTGTCCAATGGCACTGACAATCATTTAATGCTCATGGATTTACGTTCTATTGGCATGACGGGTAAGCAGGCGGATCAGCTGGTCAGTACTGTGAATATTACTGCTAATAAAAATACTGTTCCCTTTGATCCGCAATCGCCATTTGTTACCAGTGGTCTAAGATTAGGTTCGCCGGCAATGACCACAAGGGGCTTGGGAGTAGCAGAATTTACCGAGATTGGAAATATTATTAGCGATCGCCTGCTTTCTCCAGATTCCGAGGTAGTAACCCAAGATTGTCGGCAACGGGTAGCAGCATTGTGCG from Nostoc sp. UHCC 0926 includes these protein-coding regions:
- a CDS encoding type II toxin-antitoxin system VapC family toxin, producing the protein MTRVLCLDTSVWIPYLVPEVYQPQSRKLVAEALSLSIPLVAPAFAWTEVGSVLRKKTRMGVITTEEALGFFEDFCELPIDYIEEEAIRTRSWEIAEQYGLSTLYDAAFLACAENASAEFWTADAALVRQLTPRLAYLREIGEI
- a CDS encoding YlcI/YnfO family protein — protein: MEREALTIRFPANLLVKAKKIKESSESLNDLVVEALEREVSRRRGWAAHQRIIARSETVKAKTGIQPASTDVIRSLREDERRRD
- a CDS encoding GNAT family N-acetyltransferase yields the protein MIVSLQPYCLTFTLARSHQGKGYATEAVTMLLDYLFIEHNLHRLLANCDRANINSFC
- a CDS encoding M16 family metallopeptidase; protein product: MLVGFFLSLLLSIVPLSGNFTNAATPTAAAPVSALSFTQGVQKTVLDNGLTVLTKEVHTAPVVSVQVWYKVGSRNEVKGENGISHQLEHLMFKGTTDRPVQFGRLFSALGSQFNAFTSYDETAYFGTVQRDKLEALLTLEADRMENSLVGTEQLASEKRVVISELQGYENSPGYRLDRAVMRDAFPSRAYGLPVGGTKADVQKFTVEQVRNYYQTYYSPENATLVITGDFATEPVLKVVKETYGKLPKRAKTAVAKNSAQVTASTSVAKKAAIVLKQPGSAALLQAVYPLPDIKHPDVPAIDVMDSILTGGRSSRLYQALVESGLASSVSGGAAELIEPGWYQIDATAAAGQELGKIAQVLEESLAKLQQQPVTTEELNRAKTQLQASLVLSNQDITSQASQLGYNQTVAGDYRYIEKYLAAIAKVTPAEVQQAAKTYLNPAKQTIGFFEPTQPDGKPGTSGAASGRTVENFSPGKPVDPAELAKYLPPATSATDSGKQSLPEEFTLNNGLRVLLLSDRNLPTINLSGQIDAGTEFDGNQKAGLANLTATNLMNGTQTKNALTLAKTLEDRGADLNFAASREGVSVSGEGLSANLPILIQTLADVLENATFPADQLELSRQRALISLKVQLDDPRGLGRQVFQQAIYPENHPFHSFPTAESLKSVTRDDLLGFYQTHYRPDTTTIALVGDFDPVKVKALLNQAFGKWQATGKLPVLKIASVSLPQTLTRLNKLIPGKTEAVTYIGYNGIARKDPRYYAALVLNQILGGDTLSSRLGTEVRDRQGLTYGIYSGFAAGINPGPFLIQMQTAPGDTQKAIASTLALLKQLREQGVTEAEFNTAKRSITNSYPVDLANPSDVSSIILSNAVLGLSRAEIREFPQQIQAVTMAQMQQAIEDLIKPENLVIVTAGPGDTVPKIGS
- the glyA gene encoding serine hydroxymethyltransferase, with translation MTRTNSDFLTSSDPAIAELINDELQRQRDHLELIASENFTSAAVLAAQGSVLTNKYAEGLPGKRYYGGCEFIDKIEQLAINRAKQIFGAAHANVQPHSGAQANFAVFLSLLEPGDKIMGMDLSHGGHLTHGSPVNVSGKWFQVSHYGVSQQTEQLDYDQIRELALRERPKLLICGYSAYPRVIDFEKFRSIADEIGAYLLADIAHIAGLVASGLHPDPIPHCHVVTTTTHKTLRGPRGGLILTNDAELGKKLDKSVFPGSQGGPLEHVIAGKAVAFGEALKPEFKTYSAQVIKNARALAEQLQNRGLKIVSNGTDNHLMLMDLRSIGMTGKQADQLVSTVNITANKNTVPFDPQSPFVTSGLRLGSPAMTTRGLGVAEFTEIGNIISDRLLSPDSEVVTQDCRQRVAALCDRFPLYPHLEIPVPALA